Proteins encoded together in one Miscanthus floridulus cultivar M001 chromosome 16, ASM1932011v1, whole genome shotgun sequence window:
- the LOC136512994 gene encoding probable serine/threonine-protein kinase At1g01540 — MSPPPPPPPLLRNELSRRTAVLGLRLWVLVGIAVGAAFVLLLVLISLHLASARRRRPRKGVAHAPAGAAPAPLSPSTIPPVSKEIQEVAVHVGSLRHYLEMGHAFLKDGGGDSESVAHGSQRVHIEAGKGHRMVAYADGVVGPVASDVSAAAAVVVGPEVSHLGWGHWYTLRELEEATAAFAPEHVVGEGGYGIVYRGVLADGYQVAVKNLLNNRGQAEREFKVEVEAIGRVRHKNLVRLLGYCAEGAQRILVYEYVDNGNLEQWLHGDVGAVSPLTWDIRMNIVLGMAKGITYLHEGLEPKVVHRDIKSSNILLDRRWNPKVSDFGLAKLLGSDSNYVTTRVMGTFGCVAPEYASTGMLNERSDVYSFGILIMEIISGRSPVDYARPTGEVNLVEWLKNKVTNRDYEAILDPKLPEKPSSKALKKALLVALRCVDPDSQKRPKMGHVIHMLEVDDFPYREDRRTLRPGNGSPLEKARTPGNPAAGSCDSSCYGGKHDHREHAVQISAGHVASASTRAPAGLLSSAPASNAEVLQLCFVGVVLIWFRLSPVDA; from the exons atgtcgcctccgccgccgccgccgccgctgctgcggaACGAGCTGTCGCGCAGGACGGCGGTGCTGGGCCTGCGCCTGTGGGTGCTCGTCGGCATCGCCGTCGGGGCCGCCTTCGTGCTGCTCCTCGTGCTCATCTCCCTCCACCTCGCCTCGGCGCGGCGGAGGCGGCCCAGGAAGGGCGTCGCGCACGCGCCGGCTGGGGCGGCGCCGGCACCGCTGTCCCCGTCCACCATCCCGCCCGTGTCCAAGGAGATCCAGGAGGTGGCCGTCCACGTCGGCTCGCTCCGCCACTACCTCGAGATGGGGCACGCGTTCCtcaaggacggcggcggcgacagcgAGTCCGTGGCGCACGGGTCGCAGCGCGTGCACATCGAGGCCGGCAAGGGCCACCGCATGGTCGCGTACGCCGATGGGGTGGTCGGCCCCGTGGCGTCCGAcgtgtcggcggcggcggccgtcgtCGTGGGCCCCGAGGTGTCGCACCTCGGCTGGGGCCACTGGTACACGCTGCGGGAGCTGGAAGAGGCCACCGCCGCGTTCGCCCCCGAGCACGTCGTCGGCGAGGGAGGATACGGCATCGTCTACCGCGGCGTCCTCGCCGACGGCTACCAAGTCGCCGTCAAGAACCTCCTCAACAACAG GGGACAAGCCGAGCGGGAGTtcaaggtggaggtggaggccaTCGGCCGCGTCCGGCACAAGAATCTAGTCCGGCTACTGGGCTACTGCGCCGAGGGCGCCCAGCG GATACTTGTGTACGAGTACGTCGACAATGGCAACCTCGAGCAGTGGCTGCACGGCGACGTCGGGGCGGTGAGCCCACTCACCTGGGACATCCGGATGAACATCGTGCTCGGCATGGCGAAAGG GATCACGTACCTGCACGAGGGGCTGGAGCCGAAGGTGGTGCACAGGGACATCAAGTCCAGCAACATCCTGCTGGACAGGAGGTGGAACCCTAAGGTCTCGGATTTCGGCCTCGCCAAGCTCCTAGGGTCAGACAGCAACTACGTCACCACCAGAGTGATGGGGACATTTGG CTGTGTGGCACCAGAGTATGCTAGCACCGGTATGCTGAATGAGAGgagcgacgtgtacagcttcgggATCCTGATAATGGAGATAATCTCCGGTCGAAGCCCCGTCGACTATGCCAGACCTACCGGAGAG GTAAACCTTGTGGAATGGCTCAAGAACAAGGTGACCAACAGGGACTACGAGGCCATCCTCGACCCGAAGCTGCCGGAGAAGCCTTCGTCCAAGGCGCTGAAGAAGGCTCTCTTGGTCGCACTGAGGTGCGTGGATCCTGACTCGCAGAAACGGCCCAAGATGGGACATGTAATCCATATGCTTGAAGTCGACGACTTCCCGTATCGAGAG GATCGTCGGACTCTTCGGCCGGGCAACGGCAGCCCCTTGGAGAAGGCGAGGACACCGGGGAATCCGGCGGCGGGGTCATGCGACAGCAGCTGCTACGGGGGCAAACACGACCACCGCGAGCACGCCGTCCAGATTAGTGCAGGACATGTAGCCAGCGCCAGCACGCGCGCACCTGCCGGGCTTCTGAGCTCTGCCCCTGCGAGCAACgctgaggtgctgcaactctgcTTCGTCGGTGTCGTTTTGATCTGGTTCCGTCTCAGCCCTGTCGACGCATAA